Genomic segment of Perca flavescens isolate YP-PL-M2 chromosome 7, PFLA_1.0, whole genome shotgun sequence:
aatatattaaatactttttttttttcgtgtctGCTTTGCTCGAGGACATCTGTACAGAAATTGGCAGTGTAGGCTTGTTTTATTATTCCACTCttcttggggaaaaaaagcaactaaaTGCTTATAATGTTCAGCATGAACCTATTTGTTATCTTCATCACAATAAACTAGAGCAACACAGAGGAATAGCCTACAACACATTTTGATCTTTAGAAAATGCCCATATGATACCTGTACTGATCCAACATACTGAACATAATGTATAGTGTGTGCTCTACATTGTCCTTGTTTTGACATATACTTTTCTGTTTCAGTGGCCCTGGGCAAAGGTGTTGATTTACCCAGAATGAGACACGCACAGCTGGTTAACACAGTTTTGAGTGTGGAAGAGGTCAGTGTTAGTGAAAATATTACATAATAGTagttattatgtattattatattatattatacagtTAGGTTAATGTTTGCCATTTGGAGGACATTTTAATTAGAGCAGAAAGTGTTGTTGGGCTGACCATTGTCTTTATTCCCAACAGGGATTTGTAGCTATCTCTTCAGATGCTCAGGTGCTGACAGACAGAGGCTTCAACTGACAAATATCGATGCTCTTCATCTCAGTTAGGATTCTTAAACTTTAAACAAGTAAACAACCTGGATTTGTCTACATCTACAGCCTTCACGTCAAGTCAACAGTGATTAAGCCTGCAGCTCACTTTTTTGTATAAATGCTTATAAAGTGGTATTCAGCCTCAAATCATTTAGCCTTAATGTAAAGTTCTAACCTTTTTTTAACACAATGTACTaacattaaatgtgtttttaaaagtgcatTCCGACtgttttaatatataaaaagagacataGCTAATAAAAGGgtcaatttcttttaaattccTCTCATGGGTCAAGGTTTTGTTTGTAGAAAAATTAAGCAATTATGGTAAGTTACAGCATGCTGTAACAAATAGGCCATTGTTCATACTACCACCAGAGGGGACCACATTTGAAATATACAGAAATGTGTAGAAATACAGGGTTAGGATTCTACTGGACAGTAGTACTGCCTGGggaaataattcaaatgttatGCAATCTTTGACCCCCAGGAATAAGAATATCTTCTTTTATCTGCATTTTTCATTTAAGAACCAATTTAGTGGTattgtgaaataaatgaaacatgaatttgtttttgttttatacatTTCTCACATATCTATCATGATAGACTCATCAATAACTGCCAGGAGCCAATTACCTGctacaataaataaatgcttCAGAGTAATATTACCAATTGAACTTAATGCCTCTCCTTGCACACTGGACAGGTTGATTAAAGGGTCCACGTTTTTAGGTTTGGGAAAAATACAGCTCCAGAGTTAAAGAGgaagttttacattttacaaaacagCGTAACCACCATATTCATGAAACAATGACATCtctttattttgaaactttTCATTCTTTAGATTCTGTTACATGTTCACATTCTTGGAATGTTAACATCaccaaaatataaatataagcCTATTTACAGCCACTGTTCCTAAAATGTTCCCCGTAGAAAAACATCACTTTTCAGTTATACAACGAGACACTGAGGATACGGACTGGCAGATGGGTCAGTTAGGAAGCAGACCGGACTCAAACGGAGTGATTTTGAGCTGAACATAAGTTAAATTATGAgaaagctttttaaaaatgaagCAGGTGTGACTATGAGATCTATTTAACTAATTGAGACAATCCCAGTCGAGCAGGATACCAACTGCTGAGCATCTTGGAGGACACGTGCTGCTGAGCTCCATTAACAGACACTGTAAATTAGCTTTCATTGAACCACAAACCCTATTGATGTAAACTTTAGTTTGCAGACATGTCCTTATTCAAATGttaagagaagaaagagaagggaaGAAGAAAGAGTTACAAAGTTATTATGTTGCTTTCATCTCAATGTGGTCTTTATGAAGGAAACAAACAGGGAAACTGAACCAAAGTCAACTATGTAGCAGAGAGTCCAATGTGGGATAATGGAATGTAGCATAAAAATACTACAAGCTaacagattttaaaatcaatttacAAGCCTTTGTCAATGTTCACTAatgacccttgtgttgtccttcgggtcaccgggacctTAACAAGGGTTAACTATACGTTTATTTGACGTTTCATATTGGCCTGGCGTTGAGCGTCGGGGGTGAATGACTGGACGGGTCCCGGTGActcgaaggacaacacaagggatatACTATAAATAACACCATTTATAGACAGTATGAAAATAAATGGACAGAGCATACAGAGTGGGTTTGTTCATGATCATGAAAGTGCTTTGGGGTATTAGATCTGTAGTTATATTAATCTTCCCATTTCATGTTGGCACACTGATTCAGAACATAACCCTGCAGAGCTCCTCCTGTAACACTGGTGAATGTTCACAACACATCAAAACACTATGGTCAAATGCCTACATGTTGCACAGTACTCCTACACTTATTTTGCAGCTCTGCACTTTTTAAGGACTTTCTGCCTTTTAAGTGTATTTAAGTACACATGCTGAAAATAAGTTAATATTCAAGTTTGCACATTCTTATATTGTTAACACAATTTTACAGCACATCATTAATTTAAGAGAAAATACTAACAAAGGCAAGAGAGACTTTAAGAAATCAAGTCATTTGTACCCAGAACAAGACCAGAACATCTGAAGACCAGTCCATCATGCTGGTAGGCTTCCACCAGATGGATTTTAAGTCTGTGGTACCAGATTTGGACAAATACAATTTGTTACAGCACCGTGCAACTACACCCACAAACTGGCTTTCCTGTCTTGCGACTTCACCTGAACTGTGATTCCTCTGAGCTGCACCACTTTCTACTACCAACTGATCAGACTGCAGCTCGCCGCAAATCCACCTGTGAGAAAGTCCAGGTGGGGCAAAAACCAACAGACTCAGGGCCGTGGAGACTAGAAGGCTCGAGCTTTGATATCACAAGACAACTGAAGCAGCGTTAACGTTTATACTTTGTTGCAGCCTGTTCGCATTGGtgattattaatttttttttttttttttatatataaatattttggtCAGTTCTGTTGTACAAATCAAGGTCAGCTaatccaggaaaaaaaaagttagtggAAAAGTGACTTCATTTTAGGATTTAGACTTCAACATGCTTGCAAGGATTTGGAaacaaaaagagatgaaaagttCAAGATGAAGGGGAGAAATAATTAATTGATGAGATGATATGAAGGCACAGTGTAAATTTTAAAAAGAGCTTTAACATCACAAGACCGAGTCCTATGAGCTTCAAGTGCAatccaagtttgtttttttaaactgtcatCAGCTCAACACTCCCCGTCACTACCTGCAGCGGCGAGCATCAAACTCGCTGACGCAGACTGCTGAGGaggaacaaacacacatacaaacggAGGGCCGAAGGATGGGGCTGTGGTTAGTAGGGTGTGCTGGCAGATTAGTTGACAGGAAGTCTGAGAGGTCCATCGGTTCATGACGGTGGAGGAAGCAGCGGGGAAGGCCGGGATCATTTGTCTGCAACAGCGGCTGCCATTGGAGCGCGTATAGTACCACGAGCGGTTGCCGCCAACTCCTCGATTTCTGTGTTTAATCGCCTGATGACCCACTCCATTGCCTCCCGACCCTGAGACAGACCGATGGGAGAACATTAGAAAACACAACGGGCATATTGTTATGAAAAGATATCACGATAAAAGGGAAATCGGGAGATTTTCAGGAGCTTCACCTTCCCGGCGTTGACAGAGATGGTCTTGGCCATGAGACCTTCGAGGTAGCTGCTCAGACTGATACCTTTCACACTGATCAGAGCCTCTTGTGTCAGCACCGTCCTGAACACACGGTCATACAAAAGGTCACAGTCAACACAATGTTAAATCTATTTTGAAGCCATTTTATAATCTTCCAAATAAAAACTACGAAAACACTTTTGCAGAAAAAAGCCATCAATCATTTTTAGCTAATAACCTTCAaaccaaaatacacaaaaaaaaaaaaaaaaaaaaaaaaggacagaactggaaaaaaattataattatgaCAATAATCATAGTAAATATCACAAGTGACATTTGACGTTTATAAAAGAAAAGCTGAGTCATTTACTTTTCAGGATCCTGCGGATGTGGCTTGTACGTCAACTTCTCGTCCACAGATACCAGGTTAGTGAAGGAGATCTGGGTAGACAAAATAAAGCGTGGATCAGTCTTTGTCTCGGACttaaaatatttacattgtCTACAGgcattacagtaaatgtaaCAGCAGCTGTAATGAGAACAGAGCCATAAAGCCCCAGACACCGATCCTCTTGCTCAACGCTCTCTCATGGtgaaaaacacaggtgtaacAGATAACACTAACGATGGGCTCCAGCAATTAATCATGTTATAATGTACACCTGTGTTGGACGAGTAAAATGTCCACTGATGGACAGGTCTATTAGACACACAATCAGCCAACTCAATTAAAACACCAAtttggagaagaagaaaaaaaaagttttaaattccCATACGCACCATAAAGATAATGACTCTTCAGTGTCCAGGGGCCTGTACTAAGAAGCAAGTTCAACATGTCCAGGATATCTTTGATTAATTGTCTTCACTAACCCAGGGTTTTCTAATTGAGCCACTAGCGTGTTCACATAAAAAGGTGGAAGGGTGCTGGCAGCAGAGcaaagtgaatttccccattgtgggattaataaaaggATTTTAAATCTTGAAAAACTAATGATGTTAGACAAATACGGAGCAGTTAAAACACACCATCCAGCAGTTGCAGCTGCCAAATGCAGGAAAGCCAGTTGACACAGTTTGAATGCTTAAATTAATAGGCTTATAACATCACTGCACTGCATCATGGAATGTAGCAGCATGCACCGCTCCAAATTGAAGTGTGATTGTATCGGATgcacttataaaaaaaaaaaaaaaaagaaaaaggggggaACTCATTCCCTTACTGTCCTAAATAGTCTATTAATTTGATAAAATGAacatgttttgtgtgaaacACATTCGTTTTTGAGCAAAAATGAATATAAAACTTCTGTTTTAGTCTTATTATAGTGTATAGTTTGTTTTTGTGGGCAAAAACCAACACATTTCAGATGAAAACGCGTTCGTCAgagtaaattaaaaataaactagTTATCTGCGAGTGCTggagttttgtttcttttataaTATTACTGCCCATCTAGGACACGAGTAGATCTGACTATAATtacatttgtgtattttattaaatgtatttgttgcTTAAAAATAGGGGGACAATTTTAGCCGTATTCTTTCAGCTGCAACCCCTATGAGATTGGGGGCAAATAAAGATAAAACTTAAAGACATCATTCTAAGCAGTAAGTAGGCTTTCTTTTATATCTCATAAGTACAACAAGTACACTGCTTTAGTCCTTTAACCAGTCTCTTGTTGTTGTCTGTACATACATCTTCTATGAATGGTGATGCCATTATCTAAGAGAATttattggtcagtaggcggtgctttatgCGGGTTGATCCGTTGTCTCGAACATAATCTGTTGTTCGGCATAAGTTAACATATTTATCCCGGTAAAAAGTGAACCAGCGTCGCAAGACAGAAAACCCAGGGTTAACCCTGAAGTTACCTCACCAaccccaaatcttgcttcgtagtagaGGCCCCCAGGTCACGTGTATGTAAAGAAATTACACAAGTCAAACTTTTGTCAAAGAAATGTGTAGTGTGTAGGTAACTGGATTTCTAAATAAGCTATTCACCAAACCGATACATTGTCGCTACTAACATGACATTAAACAAACTTTAACAATCAGGAAGTAAAAAGTCAGAAGGCTGGTATGTGAATGGCTACTACATGATAATCCGGTGATGTGGCTGACTGAGGAAACGACTACAGCTTAAGAGGACTTAATCAGTGGACTACCTGAAGAAGTCCACAGATACAATGATGTGTTGTTGACCAAAACAATTTCCCAACCACACATGAGAAAGAAGAGACTATGCATTTGTTAATTAACAAGGAAAATATTATTTACGTT
This window contains:
- the LOC114558667 gene encoding PRELI domain containing protein 3B, which codes for MKIWASEHIFDHPWETVTKAAMQKYPNPMNPGVFGVDVLDRSVDTEGRLHSTRLLSTEWGLPSMAKSIIGVTRTCTYVQEHSVVDPKEKSFELKSTNISFTNLVSVDEKLTYKPHPQDPEKTVLTQEALISVKGISLSSYLEGLMAKTISVNAGKGREAMEWVIRRLNTEIEELAATARGTIRAPMAAAVADK